From Paracoccus aminovorans, one genomic window encodes:
- the secD gene encoding protein translocase subunit SecD: MLDIPFWKRLLILALVAIGLLYAAPNLFYSRVEQHNDAITAAERNGFETPEEAQARAGWPGWLPSGLVNLGLDLRGGAHLLGEVHVQEVYKARMDGIWPELRDALVAQRETVGAVRRVQAEDGQLAVEIGNADQMAKAVEIARGLATPVTSLTGAGQSDITVSAQGNRLLVRLSDAERAATDDRTVQQALEIIRRRIDEVGTREPTIARQGKDRILIQVPGIGSAEELKQLIGTTAKLTFNPVVGRTADANARPGPGNVLLPSMDEQGVYYIIEDSPVVSGEDLTNAQPSFDQNGQPAVDFRFGPSGAKRFGAYTSANIGQPFAIVLDSQVISAPVIRQAITTGSGQISGAMNVEESTRLAVLLRAGALPAKMTFLEERTIGPELGQDSIDAGRLSSIIATAAVVAYMVASYGLFGVFASVAVVINVILILSVMSMMGATLTLPGIAGIVLTVGTAVDANVIIYERIREELRAGKRIVKAIDDGFSEAMSAIIDANVTSFIAAAVMFFLGSGPVKGFAVTLTIGLITSVFTAIFLTRLLIVFWLEWRKPKQLIL; this comes from the coding sequence ATGCTCGACATCCCCTTCTGGAAGCGCCTGCTGATCCTGGCCCTGGTCGCCATCGGCCTGCTCTATGCCGCGCCGAACCTGTTCTATAGCCGGGTCGAGCAGCATAACGATGCCATCACCGCCGCCGAGCGCAACGGCTTCGAGACTCCCGAGGAAGCGCAGGCCCGTGCCGGCTGGCCGGGTTGGCTGCCCTCGGGCCTGGTGAACCTGGGGCTCGACCTGCGCGGGGGCGCGCATCTTCTGGGCGAGGTGCATGTCCAGGAAGTCTACAAGGCCCGCATGGACGGCATCTGGCCCGAATTGCGCGACGCATTGGTCGCGCAGCGCGAGACCGTGGGCGCCGTGCGCCGCGTCCAGGCCGAGGACGGGCAGCTGGCGGTCGAGATCGGCAATGCCGACCAAATGGCCAAGGCCGTCGAGATCGCCCGCGGCCTGGCCACGCCCGTCACCTCGCTGACCGGGGCCGGGCAGAGCGACATCACCGTCTCGGCCCAGGGCAACCGGCTGCTGGTGCGCCTTTCGGACGCCGAGAGGGCCGCCACCGACGACCGCACCGTGCAGCAGGCGCTGGAGATCATCCGCCGCCGCATCGACGAGGTCGGCACGCGTGAGCCGACCATCGCCCGCCAGGGCAAGGATCGCATCCTGATCCAGGTGCCCGGCATCGGCTCGGCCGAGGAGTTGAAGCAGCTGATCGGCACCACCGCAAAGCTGACCTTCAACCCGGTCGTCGGCCGCACCGCCGACGCCAACGCCCGGCCTGGTCCCGGCAATGTCCTGCTGCCCTCGATGGACGAGCAGGGCGTCTATTACATCATCGAGGACAGTCCCGTCGTCAGCGGCGAGGACCTGACCAACGCCCAGCCCAGCTTCGACCAGAACGGGCAGCCGGCGGTGGACTTCCGCTTCGGCCCCTCGGGCGCCAAGCGCTTCGGGGCCTATACCTCAGCCAATATCGGCCAGCCCTTCGCCATCGTGCTGGACAGCCAGGTGATCTCGGCCCCGGTGATCCGGCAGGCGATCACCACCGGCTCGGGCCAGATCTCGGGCGCGATGAACGTCGAGGAATCGACCCGGCTTGCGGTGCTGCTGCGCGCGGGCGCGCTGCCGGCCAAGATGACCTTCCTGGAAGAGCGCACCATCGGCCCGGAACTGGGGCAGGATTCGATCGACGCCGGACGGCTTTCCTCGATCATCGCCACGGCCGCCGTCGTGGCTTATATGGTCGCGAGCTATGGGCTGTTCGGCGTCTTCGCCTCGGTCGCGGTCGTCATCAACGTGATCCTGATCCTGTCGGTCATGTCGATGATGGGCGCCACGCTGACGCTGCCCGGCATCGCCGGCATCGTTCTGACCGTGGGCACGGCGGTGGACGCGAACGTCATCATCTACGAGCGCATCCGCGAGGAATTGCGCGCCGGCAAGCGCATCGTGAAGGCCATCGACGACGGCTTCAGCGAGGCGATGTCGGCGATCATCGACGCCAACGTGACCTCGTTCATCGCGGCGGCGGTGATGTTCTTCCTGGGCTCGGGCCCGGTGAAGGGCTTTGCCGTGACGCTGACCATCGGCCTGATCACCTCGGTCTTTACCGCGATCTTCCTGACGCGGTTGCTGATCGTGTTCTGGCTGGAATGGCGCAAGCCGAAGCAACTGATTCTGTAA
- the dusA gene encoding tRNA dihydrouridine(20/20a) synthase DusA, which yields MVLKSFINENNSARLSVAPMMDWTDSLCRRIHRMLSRRALLYTEMVTAPALVFGDRAKLLAHDATEHPVALQLGGSDPAQLAEAARIGADHGYDEINLNVGCPSDRVQSGCFGAVLMTRPALVAECVAAMIAASPVEVTVKCRIGVDDQDPETVLPEFIRLMREAGVRRLTVHARKAWLQGLSPRENREIPPLDYPLVHRMKSRFPELHLSINGGIASLDAARDHLGAMDGVMVGRAAYHQPWDILGQADRLWGAEPPFADPVAAAGALRELVERHLAAGGRLHQATRHMLGLFHGRPGARGWRRQLSEGASRARDRAEALAVYDAALAEVMAPA from the coding sequence ATGGTGCTGAAGAGTTTCATCAATGAAAACAATAGCGCACGGCTTTCCGTCGCCCCGATGATGGACTGGACCGACAGCCTGTGCCGGCGCATCCACCGCATGCTGTCGCGCAGGGCGCTGCTCTATACCGAAATGGTGACCGCGCCCGCCCTCGTCTTCGGCGACCGCGCGAAACTGCTGGCCCACGATGCGACCGAACATCCGGTGGCGCTGCAACTCGGCGGTTCGGACCCCGCGCAGCTGGCCGAGGCGGCGCGGATCGGTGCCGATCACGGCTATGACGAGATCAACCTGAACGTGGGCTGCCCCAGCGACCGGGTGCAATCCGGCTGCTTCGGCGCGGTGCTGATGACCCGCCCCGCGCTGGTCGCCGAATGCGTCGCGGCAATGATCGCGGCCAGCCCCGTCGAGGTCACGGTCAAATGCCGCATCGGCGTCGACGACCAGGACCCCGAGACCGTACTGCCCGAATTCATCCGCCTGATGCGTGAGGCTGGAGTACGCCGGCTGACGGTACACGCCCGCAAGGCCTGGCTCCAGGGCCTGTCCCCGCGCGAGAACCGCGAGATTCCGCCGCTGGATTATCCGCTCGTGCATCGGATGAAATCGCGGTTTCCCGAGCTCCACCTGTCGATCAACGGCGGCATCGCCAGTCTGGACGCGGCGCGCGACCATCTGGGCGCCATGGACGGCGTCATGGTCGGGCGCGCCGCGTATCACCAGCCCTGGGACATCCTGGGGCAGGCGGACCGGCTGTGGGGCGCGGAACCGCCCTTTGCCGACCCGGTGGCCGCGGCAGGTGCGCTGCGCGAACTGGTCGAGCGGCACTTGGCCGCGGGCGGGCGGCTGCACCAGGCGACGCGTCACATGCTGGGTCTTTTCCATGGCCGCCCCGGTGCGCGCGGCTGGCGACGGCAGCTGTCCGAGGGCGCCTCCAGGGCCCGCGACCGCGCCGAGGCGCTGGCGGTCTACGACGCAGCGCTGGCCGAGGTCATGGCTCCGGCCTGA
- a CDS encoding type 1 glutamine amidotransferase: MRIGILKCGQSPEVLRGELGDYDTMFERLLAGRGFDFASYHVETMQFPASVHDAQGWLLTGSRHGAYEDHAFIPPLQDFIRAAYAEHVPMVGICFGHQIIAQALGGRVVKHPGGWAIGRQDYDFGGETVTMNAWHQDQVVIRPEGAEVAASSAFCENAALVYDDRALTVQAHPEFGDAFIEGLIAHRAKGVVPEELQAQARARMGGPLHSAGIADRIEQFFKQPRSAMAQRGVA, translated from the coding sequence ATGCGTATCGGCATTCTCAAATGCGGCCAATCGCCCGAGGTTCTTCGCGGCGAGCTGGGCGATTATGACACCATGTTCGAGCGGCTTCTCGCGGGGCGCGGCTTCGATTTCGCCAGCTATCACGTCGAGACCATGCAGTTCCCCGCCAGCGTCCACGACGCCCAGGGCTGGCTGCTGACCGGCTCGCGCCACGGCGCCTATGAGGACCATGCCTTCATCCCGCCGCTGCAGGACTTCATCCGCGCCGCCTATGCCGAACATGTGCCGATGGTCGGCATCTGCTTCGGCCACCAGATCATCGCCCAGGCGCTTGGCGGCCGGGTGGTCAAGCATCCGGGCGGCTGGGCCATCGGGCGGCAGGACTACGATTTCGGCGGCGAGACGGTGACGATGAACGCCTGGCATCAGGACCAGGTCGTGATCCGCCCCGAGGGGGCCGAGGTCGCGGCCAGCAGCGCGTTCTGCGAAAACGCGGCGCTGGTCTATGACGACCGCGCCCTGACCGTGCAGGCCCATCCCGAATTCGGCGATGCCTTCATTGAGGGGCTGATCGCCCATCGCGCCAAGGGCGTGGTGCCCGAGGAATTGCAGGCGCAGGCCCGGGCCCGCATGGGCGGGCCGCTGCATTCGGCCGGCATCGCCGACCGCATCGAGCAATTCTTCAAGCAGCCGCGCAGCGCCATGGCGCAGAGGGGTGTCGCATGA
- the grxD gene encoding Grx4 family monothiol glutaredoxin gives MTDARQQIQETIDGNDVVLFMKGTKEMPQCGFSSRIAGVLNYMNVEYRDVNVLSDADIRQGIKDFSDWPTIPQLYVKGEFVGGCDIVTEMTLSGELDQLFDKAGVTYDKDAANKIREANA, from the coding sequence ATGACAGATGCGCGCCAGCAGATCCAGGAAACCATCGACGGCAATGATGTCGTCCTGTTCATGAAGGGCACCAAGGAGATGCCGCAATGCGGGTTCTCCAGCCGCATCGCCGGGGTGCTGAACTACATGAACGTCGAATATCGCGATGTGAACGTGTTGTCCGACGCCGACATCCGCCAGGGCATCAAGGACTTCTCGGACTGGCCCACCATCCCGCAGCTTTATGTCAAGGGAGAGTTCGTGGGCGGCTGCGACATCGTGACCGAGATGACGCTCTCGGGCGAGCTGGACCAGCTCTTCGACAAGGCCGGCGTGACCTATGACAAGGATGCCGCCAACAAGATCCGCGAAGCGAACGCCTGA
- a CDS encoding glycosyltransferase, whose product MQIVGICRFSLLGRGDWRPYRDKPESDVEAIAAEQAKKLFSADRMERRLATFEHITLASLRAQTDQDFVFIVAASQLMPKEYQERLIEICAAVPQVVLRFFPLTHIGAAQAAVFAELGMTYKDALQFRLDDDDAICVDFIRRKRLTVEKLVPSSFPFSVSFRQVMFSSQGGKNAGVYLWEAPFLGVGVALWHPDKSIFAFGHFALAKRFTSIIIPGGMALVTHSGLNDTLFDARRIKRQNMVRMDDAAVAANCASQFPFLTETGKSIAGLPVAGPKTH is encoded by the coding sequence ATGCAAATCGTGGGTATTTGCCGTTTCTCGTTGCTTGGCAGAGGCGACTGGCGGCCTTACCGGGACAAGCCGGAATCCGACGTCGAAGCCATCGCTGCCGAGCAGGCGAAGAAGCTGTTTTCTGCCGATCGCATGGAACGCCGGCTTGCAACGTTCGAGCATATAACCTTGGCCTCGCTGCGCGCGCAGACGGATCAGGATTTCGTCTTCATCGTCGCCGCATCCCAATTGATGCCGAAAGAATATCAAGAGCGGCTGATTGAAATCTGTGCCGCCGTTCCACAGGTCGTGCTGCGCTTCTTTCCGCTGACGCATATCGGCGCCGCCCAGGCCGCGGTCTTTGCCGAGCTCGGCATGACCTATAAGGACGCCCTGCAATTCCGACTGGATGACGACGATGCGATTTGTGTCGATTTCATTCGGCGCAAACGCCTGACCGTCGAAAAGCTGGTGCCGAGCAGCTTTCCGTTCTCGGTCAGCTTTCGCCAGGTCATGTTCAGTTCGCAAGGCGGCAAGAATGCTGGCGTCTATCTTTGGGAGGCGCCCTTCCTGGGTGTCGGCGTCGCGCTGTGGCATCCCGACAAAAGCATCTTCGCATTCGGCCATTTCGCCTTGGCCAAGCGATTTACCAGCATCATCATCCCGGGCGGCATGGCGCTGGTAACCCATAGCGGCCTGAACGACACGCTGTTCGATGCGCGACGCATCAAACGCCAGAATATGGTGCGCATGGATGATGCCGCCGTGGCGGCCAACTGTGCCTCGCAGTTTCCGTTTCTGACGGAGACCGGCAAGTCCATTGCCGGATTGCCCGTTGCCGGTCCCAAGACTCATTGA
- a CDS encoding aminotransferase class V-fold PLP-dependent enzyme: MPGLRPDVDPEGLQEFSVVFTDRSLNHMSQRFQSAMREISATLCEVYGAQAVALVPGGGTCAMESVARQFGRDAHALIVRNGFFSFRWSQIFETGGFARETTVMMARPAGNEPRPPFAPAPIDEVVAKIRETRPDAVFAPHVETASGMILPDDYIKALAAAAHEVGALMVLDCIASGAVWVDMAATGVDVLISAPQKGWSASPSAGMVMFSARGLERLQQTSSDSFSLDLKKWRAIMQAYEDGGHAYHATMPTDALIGLRDAMAETREMGFAAAREAQWRLGDAVRAELAKRGLRSVAAEGFAAPGVVVCYTDDPEISTGRKFLAEGYQIAAGVPLQIGEGEGFRSFRIGLFGLDKLKDVEGTLARLFPAFDAVL, encoded by the coding sequence ATGCCCGGACTCCGCCCAGACGTGGACCCCGAGGGGTTGCAGGAATTTTCGGTCGTCTTCACCGACCGCTCGCTCAATCACATGTCGCAGAGGTTCCAGTCGGCCATGCGCGAGATCTCGGCCACGCTCTGCGAGGTCTATGGCGCGCAGGCGGTGGCGCTGGTCCCGGGCGGCGGCACCTGCGCGATGGAATCGGTGGCGCGCCAGTTCGGCCGCGACGCCCATGCGCTGATCGTCAGGAACGGCTTCTTCAGCTTCCGCTGGAGCCAGATCTTCGAGACCGGCGGCTTCGCGCGCGAGACCACGGTGATGATGGCCCGCCCGGCCGGGAACGAACCGCGCCCGCCCTTCGCCCCCGCGCCCATCGACGAGGTGGTGGCCAAGATCCGCGAGACCCGCCCCGATGCCGTCTTCGCCCCCCATGTCGAGACGGCCTCGGGCATGATCCTGCCCGACGACTATATCAAGGCGCTGGCCGCGGCCGCGCATGAGGTCGGCGCGCTGATGGTGCTGGACTGCATCGCCTCGGGCGCGGTCTGGGTGGACATGGCGGCGACCGGTGTGGACGTGCTGATTTCGGCCCCGCAAAAGGGCTGGTCGGCCTCGCCCTCGGCCGGGATGGTGATGTTCTCGGCCCGCGGGCTGGAGCGGCTGCAGCAGACCAGCAGCGACAGCTTCTCGCTGGACCTGAAAAAATGGCGCGCAATCATGCAGGCCTATGAGGACGGCGGCCATGCCTATCACGCCACCATGCCGACCGACGCGCTGATCGGGCTGCGCGACGCCATGGCCGAGACCCGCGAGATGGGCTTCGCCGCCGCGCGCGAGGCGCAATGGCGGCTGGGCGACGCGGTCAGGGCGGAACTGGCGAAACGCGGGCTGCGCTCGGTCGCGGCGGAGGGGTTCGCGGCGCCGGGGGTGGTGGTGTGCTATACCGACGACCCCGAGATCTCGACCGGCCGCAAATTCCTTGCCGAGGGCTATCAGATCGCGGCCGGCGTGCCCCTGCAGATCGGCGAGGGCGAGGGCTTCCGCAGCTTCCGCATCGGGCTGTTCGGGCTCGACAAGCTGAAGGATGTCGAGGGCACGCTGGCGCGGCTGTTCCCGGCCTTCGACGCGGTGCTGTGA
- a CDS encoding phage holin family protein translates to MFDYTRKLQLALTDRLRRAGLMAGAGVVLLVAAGFLLAALWTWLAWYLHWGPLWASLAIGLGFLLIGLVLAGMAKAERHKAPTTDELKAEVEERLNLAADAAVAKASAVADRTLERASEKAGLLMETAQQRAHSVVDDLSYRADRFADRAEAKVCGAARGLGESASRRLGLAPDAMERAVGGAARSRAAPFVPLIGAFAVGITLASRLGRRDRDEDEDWRDDRF, encoded by the coding sequence ATGTTCGATTACACCAGGAAGCTGCAGCTTGCCCTGACGGACAGGCTGCGCCGCGCCGGGCTGATGGCCGGGGCAGGGGTCGTGCTGCTGGTCGCGGCCGGCTTCCTGCTGGCGGCGCTCTGGACCTGGCTGGCTTGGTACCTGCATTGGGGCCCGCTCTGGGCCTCGCTGGCGATCGGCCTCGGCTTCCTGCTGATCGGGCTGGTGCTGGCGGGGATGGCCAAGGCCGAGCGGCACAAGGCGCCCACGACCGACGAGCTGAAGGCCGAGGTCGAGGAACGGCTGAACCTCGCCGCCGACGCCGCGGTCGCGAAGGCCAGCGCCGTGGCCGACAGGACGCTGGAACGGGCATCCGAAAAAGCGGGCCTGCTGATGGAAACCGCCCAGCAACGGGCGCATTCCGTGGTCGACGACCTGTCCTATCGGGCCGACCGTTTCGCCGACCGGGCCGAGGCCAAGGTCTGCGGCGCCGCGCGGGGCTTGGGCGAAAGCGCCTCGCGCCGGCTGGGCTTGGCGCCCGACGCGATGGAGCGGGCGGTCGGCGGCGCGGCAAGGTCGCGCGCCGCGCCCTTCGTGCCCTTGATCGGCGCCTTTGCGGTCGGGATCACGCTGGCCTCGCGGCTGGGCCGGCGGGACCGCGACGAGGACGAGGATTGGCGCGACGACCGCTTCTGA
- a CDS encoding DUF883 family protein: protein MAKNEATAEELKAEARRAAEDVGKHARRAADEAGEALDTARDRASDLYESARDKGSEFVEGARRKGEEYLGAARDRGHEYAERARDEARRIYREGERRAGEVAAHAEDYYDEVSGMVRRNPAQALGIAAGVGFLLGLIIARR, encoded by the coding sequence ATGGCCAAGAACGAAGCCACCGCCGAGGAACTGAAAGCCGAAGCACGCCGCGCCGCGGAAGACGTGGGCAAGCACGCCCGCCGCGCTGCGGACGAGGCCGGCGAGGCGCTGGATACCGCGCGGGACCGCGCGTCGGACCTTTACGAAAGCGCCCGCGACAAGGGTTCCGAATTCGTCGAGGGCGCCCGCCGCAAGGGCGAGGAATACCTGGGCGCCGCCCGTGATCGCGGCCACGAATATGCCGAACGCGCCCGCGACGAGGCCCGTCGCATCTATCGCGAGGGCGAGCGTCGCGCCGGCGAAGTCGCCGCCCATGCCGAGGATTACTACGACGAGGTCTCGGGCATGGTGCGCCGCAACCCGGCCCAGGCGCTTGGCATCGCCGCCGGCGTGGGCTTCCTGCTGGGCCTGATCATCGCGCGCCGCTGA
- the yajC gene encoding preprotein translocase subunit YajC produces MFVTPAFAQAAGAPTGMSSIASFAPLILIFVIMYFLMIRPQQKRMKEHRAMVQALKKGDEVVTQGGLIGKIAALRDEEIEVEIASGVKVRVVRSSVTGLVNRTQPAAANS; encoded by the coding sequence ATGTTCGTGACCCCCGCATTCGCCCAGGCCGCCGGCGCCCCCACAGGCATGTCCAGCATCGCCTCTTTCGCGCCGCTGATCCTGATCTTTGTCATCATGTATTTCCTGATGATCCGCCCGCAGCAGAAGCGCATGAAGGAACATCGCGCCATGGTTCAGGCCCTGAAGAAGGGCGACGAGGTCGTGACCCAGGGCGGGCTGATCGGCAAGATCGCCGCCCTGCGCGACGAGGAGATCGAGGTCGAGATCGCGTCCGGCGTCAAGGTCCGCGTCGTTCGTAGTTCCGTCACCGGGCTGGTGAACCGCACCCAGCCCGCCGCCGCCAATAGCTGA
- a CDS encoding BolA/IbaG family iron-sulfur metabolism protein, with the protein MAMEAHDIEALIRAAFPHARITITDLAGDGNHYAAEVIDESFRGLNRVQQQRAVYAALQGKMDGPSGALHALALTTKAPE; encoded by the coding sequence ATGGCGATGGAAGCCCATGACATCGAAGCCCTGATCCGCGCCGCTTTCCCGCATGCCCGGATCACGATCACGGACCTTGCCGGCGACGGCAACCATTATGCCGCCGAGGTGATCGACGAAAGCTTCCGTGGACTGAACCGGGTCCAGCAGCAGCGCGCGGTCTATGCCGCGCTGCAAGGCAAGATGGACGGCCCCAGCGGCGCGCTGCATGCTCTGGCGCTGACGACCAAGGCCCCCGAATAA
- the secF gene encoding protein translocase subunit SecF gives MAFRLKLVPDHTSFDFFRWQWLTFGLSAAAMLGSVICIMVLGLNYGIDFKGGTTIRTESPTAFEVGDYRQALEGIDLGEIAITEVFDPSFGATKHAALIRIGTTDATGSVTPEQLNEVEAALKKVDPQVNFAAVESVGPKVSSELINTAFYAVGAACLGIMAYIWLRFEWQFAIGAIVSLIHDALLTVGMFSLFQMKFDLTTIAAILTTVGFSCNDTVVVFDRLRENLIKYKTRPLIDLMNLTCNETLSRTVMTAVTTALALGAMMIFGGDVIRDFVIAMLAGVFIGTYSTIYVAKNIVLWLGVKRDWAKPGEKKEQAPGEDIPAAFRDAP, from the coding sequence ATGGCATTTCGTCTGAAACTCGTTCCCGACCATACCAGCTTCGACTTCTTCCGCTGGCAGTGGCTGACCTTCGGCCTGTCGGCGGCGGCGATGCTGGGCTCGGTCATCTGCATCATGGTCCTGGGCCTGAACTACGGCATCGACTTCAAGGGCGGCACCACCATCCGCACCGAAAGCCCGACCGCCTTCGAGGTCGGCGACTATCGCCAGGCGCTCGAGGGCATCGACTTGGGCGAGATTGCGATCACCGAGGTCTTCGATCCCAGTTTCGGCGCCACCAAACACGCAGCGTTGATTCGCATCGGCACCACGGATGCGACGGGCTCGGTCACGCCCGAGCAGCTGAACGAGGTCGAGGCGGCGCTGAAGAAGGTCGATCCTCAGGTCAACTTCGCCGCGGTGGAATCGGTCGGGCCCAAGGTTTCGAGCGAGCTGATCAACACGGCCTTCTATGCGGTGGGGGCGGCCTGTCTGGGCATCATGGCCTATATCTGGCTGCGTTTCGAATGGCAGTTCGCCATCGGCGCCATCGTGTCGCTGATCCATGACGCGCTGTTGACGGTCGGGATGTTCTCGCTGTTCCAGATGAAGTTCGACCTGACGACCATCGCGGCGATCCTGACCACTGTCGGGTTTTCCTGCAACGATACCGTCGTGGTCTTCGACCGGCTGCGCGAGAACCTGATTAAGTACAAGACGCGGCCGCTCATCGACCTGATGAACCTGACCTGCAACGAGACGCTGTCGCGCACGGTGATGACGGCGGTCACCACGGCGCTGGCGCTTGGCGCGATGATGATCTTCGGCGGCGACGTGATCCGGGACTTCGTCATCGCCATGCTGGCGGGGGTCTTCATCGGCACCTATTCGACGATCTATGTCGCCAAGAACATCGTGCTGTGGTTGGGCGTGAAGCGCGACTGGGCCAAGCCAGGCGAGAAGAAGGAACAGGCGCCGGGCGAGGACATTCCCGCCGCATTCCGGGACGCGCCCTGA
- the mazG gene encoding nucleoside triphosphate pyrophosphohydrolase — translation MADDTTPVAHPALAHEVNDRTGIRRLLAIMAALRDPQTGCPWDIEQDFASIAPYTIEEAHEVADAIAREAWDELPGELGDLLLQVIFHAQMAQEARKFGFADVVRAISDKMIDRHPHIFGDESRDKSAEQQVRDWEAIKARERAAKAERGVLDGVALGLPALTRAVKLQNRAARVGFDWPGPEDVLDKLAEETRELVEARASGDHGHLTEEFGDLMFVMANLARHLDIDPEEALRMANAKFTRRFQAIEAALAAEGRRPEDSDLAEMDALWDRAKAAERG, via the coding sequence ATGGCTGATGACACGACGCCGGTTGCGCATCCGGCTTTGGCGCATGAGGTAAACGACCGCACCGGCATTCGCCGCCTGCTGGCGATCATGGCGGCATTGCGCGACCCGCAGACCGGCTGCCCCTGGGACATCGAACAGGATTTCGCCTCGATCGCCCCCTATACGATCGAAGAGGCGCACGAGGTTGCCGATGCCATCGCCCGCGAAGCCTGGGACGAATTGCCGGGCGAGTTGGGCGACCTGCTGCTGCAAGTGATCTTTCACGCCCAGATGGCGCAGGAGGCCAGAAAATTCGGTTTTGCCGACGTGGTGCGCGCGATCTCGGACAAGATGATCGACCGCCACCCGCATATCTTCGGCGACGAATCCCGCGACAAGTCGGCCGAGCAGCAGGTCCGCGACTGGGAGGCGATCAAGGCCCGCGAGCGCGCCGCGAAGGCCGAGCGCGGCGTGCTGGACGGGGTGGCGCTTGGCCTGCCGGCGCTGACCCGCGCGGTGAAGCTGCAAAACCGTGCCGCCCGCGTCGGCTTCGACTGGCCGGGACCAGAGGATGTGCTGGACAAGCTGGCCGAGGAAACCCGCGAACTGGTCGAGGCGCGTGCCAGTGGCGATCACGGTCATTTGACCGAGGAATTCGGCGACCTGATGTTCGTGATGGCGAATCTGGCCCGGCATCTGGACATCGACCCCGAAGAGGCGTTGCGGATGGCCAATGCCAAGTTCACCCGCCGCTTCCAGGCCATCGAGGCCGCGCTCGCCGCCGAAGGACGCCGCCCCGAGGACAGCGACCTGGCCGAGATGGACGCGCTGTGGGACCGGGCCAAGGCGGCCGAACGCGGCTGA